Proteins co-encoded in one Populus trichocarpa isolate Nisqually-1 chromosome 10, P.trichocarpa_v4.1, whole genome shotgun sequence genomic window:
- the LOC112328887 gene encoding LOW QUALITY PROTEIN: CLAVATA3/ESR (CLE)-related protein 45 (The sequence of the model RefSeq protein was modified relative to this genomic sequence to represent the inferred CDS: substituted 2 bases at 2 genomic stop codons) gives MVFCSRRVLILLICIGFIAVQPRKLYGLTSVEVILRHDRKAHGTLPHSQRSLKDVDMQGMDTKKSAQANKTFDPSQTSKRRVRRGSDPIHNRSXYIXRDVYRKAIRENVHRASIISVLQIEIIINLQRTRHR, from the exons ATGGTTTTTTGTTCTCGTAGAGTGCTTATCCTTCTTATATGTATTGGGTTCATAGCAGTTCAACCTCGTAAACTTTATGGCTTGACGAGTGTAGAGGTGATCCTCAGACACGACCGAAAAGCTCACGGGACACTGCCACACAGCCAACGTAGCCTCAAGGATGTCGACATGCAGGGGATGGACACAAAGAAATCAGCCCAAGCAAACAAGACATTTGATCCAAGTCAAACAAGCAAAAGAAGAGTACGGAGAGGATCAGATCCTATCCACAACAGGTCTTGATATATTTGA AGAGATGTGTATAGAAAAGCTATTAGAGAAAATGTTCACAGAGCCAGTATCATCTCTGTGCTACAAATTGAGATCATAATCAACCTCCAAAGAACACGGCATAGATGA